From one Brachypodium distachyon strain Bd21 chromosome 4, Brachypodium_distachyon_v3.0, whole genome shotgun sequence genomic stretch:
- the LOC100829436 gene encoding phosphoribosylaminoimidazole-succinocarboxamide synthase, chloroplastic, with translation MSPSAPPTVARVANPPRTLSPTLSSPSTRSPHLSMSISSRPRTAPLAAAGGSGASPSLLAADPAHRDAVILSARGAMANCLGETNLDLVVPGLRLAAKGKVRDVYESGEHLVLVTTDRQSAFDRVLASIPFKGQVLNETSLWWFNRTSHITPNAVVSCPDKNVTIAKRCSVFPVEFVVRGFITGSTDTSLWTVYNNGVRNYCGNVIPDGMVKNQKLAANILTPTTKAVDHDVPVTPDEIMKSRLMSKEDFDEARCKALSLFEYGQQVALENGVILVDTKYEFGKTADGTIMLIDEIHTPDSSRYWIANSYEERFKSGLEPENVDKEFLRLWFKNNCNPYEDPVLPEAPEELVCELAWRYIFLFETITNTEFEIPETQEPIHERISRNVAQALRNL, from the exons ATGTCTCCTTCCGCGCCGCCCACCGTAGCCCGCGTCGCGAACCCGCCCAGAACACTCTCCCCGACCCTCTCCTCGCCTTCCACTCGCTCCCCCCACCTCTCCATGTCGATTTCCTCCCGTCCCCGCACCGCACCCCTCGCCGCGGCAGGCGGAAGCGGCGCGTCCCCGTCCCTCCTCGCTGCCGACCCGGCCCACCGCGATGCAGTAATCCTCTCCGCGCGCGGTGCAATGGCGAACTGCCTCGGCGAGACCAACCTCGACCTCGTCGTCCCCGGGCTCCGGCTCGCCGCCAAAGGCAAG GTGAGGGATGTCTACGAGAGCGGGGAGCACCTGGTGCTAGTTACCACCGACCGCCAGAGCGCGTTCGACCGGGTCCTTGCCTCCATCCCTTTTAAAGGGCAG GTTCTTAATGAGACTAGCCTTTGGTGGTTCAATAGGACAAGTCACATCACTCCAAATGCGGTGGTCTCTTGTCCCGACAAGAATGTGACAATTGCCAAAAGGTGCTCAGTTTTTCCGGTTGAATTTGTCG TGAGGGGGTTCATCACTGGAAGCACTGATACATCACTATGGACAGTTTATAACAATGGTGTGAGGAATTACTGTGGAAATGTTATTCCTGATG GAATGGTAAAGAATCAAAAGCTAGCAGCAAATATCCTCACGCCAACAACTAAAGCTGTTGATCACGATGTCCCTGTCACTCCTGATGAG ATTATGAAGTCACGGCTGATGTCAAAGGAAGATTTTGATGAAGCAAGATGTAAAGCTTTAAGCTTGTTTGAATATGGCCAG CAAGTGGCCTTAGAGAATGGAGTGATTCTAGTTGACACCAAGTATGAATTTGGAAAAACAGCAGACGGGACAATTATGTTGATCGATGAG ATACATACGCCTGATTCCAGCCGATACTGGATTGCTAATTCATATGAAGAGAGATTCAAATCTGGTCTGGAACCTGAAAATGTTGACAAG GAGTTCCTGAGGCTGTGGTTTAAGAATAATTGCAATCCATATGAAGACCCG GTTCTACCAGAAGCTCCGGAAGAACTAGTTTGCGAACTTGCTTGGCG GTACATATTCCTATTTGAAACAATTACAAATACGGAGTTTGAGATCCCAGAAACACAG GAACCGATTCATGAAAGGATATCAAGGAATGTGGCACAAGCCTTAAGGAATCTATAA
- the LOC100829746 gene encoding glutathione transferase GST 23 isoform X2: protein MAEKGVKVFGMWASPMAIRLEWALRLKSVVYEYVDEDLGNKSDALLRYNPVTKKVPVLVHDGKPVVESAIIVEYIDEAWKDGYPIMPADPYERAQARFWANFADEKCNAAVYPVFTATGEAQGKVVHEAQQCLKTLEKALEGKKFFGGDAVGYLDLVVGWYAYWLPIIEEVSGASVVTDEELPLMKAWFDRFLAVDVVKETLPPRDKLLALNTARREQLLTA from the exons ATGGCCGAGAAGGGCGTGAAGGTGTTCGGCATGTGGGCGAGCCCGATGGCCATCCGGCTGGAGTGGGCGCTCCGGCTGAAGAGCGTGGTGTACGAGTACGTCGACGAGGACCTCGGCAACAAGAGCGACGCGCTGCTCCGGTACAACCCCGTGACCAAGAAGGTGCCGGTGCTGGTCCACGACGGCAAGCCTGTCGTCGAGTCCGCCATCATCGTCGAGTACATCGACGAGGCGTGGAAGGACGGCTACCCCATCATGCCGGCCGACCCCTACGAGCGCGCTCAAGCGAGGTTCTGGGCCAATTTTGCCGACGAGAAG TGCAACGCTGCTGTCTACCCGGTCTTCACGGCGACCGGCGAGGCGCAGGGCAAGGTGGTGCACGAGGCCCAGCAGTGCCTCAAGACTCTGGAGAAGGCCCTGGAGGGGAAGAAGTTCTTCGGGGGCGACGCCGTCGGCTACCTCGACCTTGTTGTCGGGTGGTATGCGTACTGGCTGCCCATCATCGAGGAGGTGTCCGGCGCCAGTGTGGTCACCGACGAGGAGCTGCCTCTGATGAAGGCCTGGTTCGACCGGTTCCTCGCCGTCGACGTGGTGAAGGAGACGCTGCCCCCGAGGGACAAGCTACTGGCGCTCAACACGGCCCGCCGCGAGCAGCTCCTCACGGCGTAG
- the LOC100829746 gene encoding glutathione transferase GST 23 isoform X1: MAEKGVKVFGMWASPMAIRLEWALRLKSVVYEYVDEDLGNKSDALLRYNPVTKKVPVLVHDGKPVVESAIIVEYIDEAWKDGYPIMPADPYERAQARFWANFADEKDLNGFVQCNAAVYPVFTATGEAQGKVVHEAQQCLKTLEKALEGKKFFGGDAVGYLDLVVGWYAYWLPIIEEVSGASVVTDEELPLMKAWFDRFLAVDVVKETLPPRDKLLALNTARREQLLTA; the protein is encoded by the exons ATGGCCGAGAAGGGCGTGAAGGTGTTCGGCATGTGGGCGAGCCCGATGGCCATCCGGCTGGAGTGGGCGCTCCGGCTGAAGAGCGTGGTGTACGAGTACGTCGACGAGGACCTCGGCAACAAGAGCGACGCGCTGCTCCGGTACAACCCCGTGACCAAGAAGGTGCCGGTGCTGGTCCACGACGGCAAGCCTGTCGTCGAGTCCGCCATCATCGTCGAGTACATCGACGAGGCGTGGAAGGACGGCTACCCCATCATGCCGGCCGACCCCTACGAGCGCGCTCAAGCGAGGTTCTGGGCCAATTTTGCCGACGAGAAG GATTTGAATGGATTTGTCCAGTGCAACGCTGCTGTCTACCCGGTCTTCACGGCGACCGGCGAGGCGCAGGGCAAGGTGGTGCACGAGGCCCAGCAGTGCCTCAAGACTCTGGAGAAGGCCCTGGAGGGGAAGAAGTTCTTCGGGGGCGACGCCGTCGGCTACCTCGACCTTGTTGTCGGGTGGTATGCGTACTGGCTGCCCATCATCGAGGAGGTGTCCGGCGCCAGTGTGGTCACCGACGAGGAGCTGCCTCTGATGAAGGCCTGGTTCGACCGGTTCCTCGCCGTCGACGTGGTGAAGGAGACGCTGCCCCCGAGGGACAAGCTACTGGCGCTCAACACGGCCCGCCGCGAGCAGCTCCTCACGGCGTAG
- the LOC100830057 gene encoding purine permease 3 → MEVETPPAVLSRAQAQQQACKNISSSNNKQLPSAGATSNNKQLHHMYSPLFVVNFLLMVVGSACGPLLLRAYFLHGGNRKWLSSLLQTAGWPLLLPALGFSFVSRRRRRKATKGATAAPLFLMSPRLLAATVAVGFMTGLDDLLYAYGLAYLPVSTSSILISTQLVFTAAFALLLVRQRFTAFSVNAVVLLSVGAAMLGMNAGGDRPAGVTKGQYVAGFAMTLGAAALYGLVLPVMELSQARHAARYGRPVTYALVMEMQAVIGLTATAFSAVGMLVNNDFQAIPGEAREFGLGQVGYYLLLAGSATVYQFFFLGTIGAIFYGSALLAGVIMTVLIPVTEVLAVMFFHEPFNGTKGIALALSLWGFVSYLYGEVRAKAHKSESDKPPNTVHTEHLDP, encoded by the exons ATGGAGGTCGAGACTCCCCCAGCagtactgagccgcgcgcagGCGCAGCAGCAAGCGTGCAAGAACATCAGCAGCTCCAACAACAAGCAGctcccgagcgccggcgccaccaGTAACAACAAGCAGCTCCACCACATGTACAGCCCTCTCTTCGTCGTCAACTTCCTCCTCATGGTGGTCGGCTCGGCGTGCggcccgctgctcctccgcgccTACTTCCTCCACGGCGGCAACCGCAAGTGGCTCTCCAGCCTCCTCCAGACCGCCGGCTGGCCTCTCCTGCTGCCCGCGCTCGGCTTCTCCTTCGtctcgcgccgccgcagacGGAAAGCCACCAAGggcgccacggcggcgccgctctTCCTCATGTCGCCCCGCCTCCTGGCGGCCACGGTGGCAGTGGGATTCATGACGGGGCTGGACGACCTGCTCTACGCCTACGGGCTCGCCTACCTCCCGGTCTCCACGTCCTCCATCCTCATCTCCACGCAGCTGGTCTTCACGGCCGCCTTCGCGCTGCTGCTCGTGCGCCAGCGGTTCACGGCGTTCTCGGTGAACGCCGTGGTGCTGCTCAGCGTGGGCGCCGCCATGCTGGGCATGAACGCCGGAGgggaccggccggccggggtgACGAAGGGGCAGTACGTCGCCGGGTTCGCCATGACGCTCGGCGCCGCGGCGCTCTACGGGCTCGTGCTCCCCGTCATGGAGCTTAGCCAGGCGCGCCACGCGGCGCGCTACGGCCGGCCCGTCACGTACGCGCTCGTCATGGAGATGCAGGCCGTCATCGGGCTCACCGCCACCGCGTTCAGCGCCGTCGGCATGCTCGTCAACAACGATTTCCAA GCAATCCCAGGAGAAGCCCGGGAGTTTGGGCTCGGCCAGGTGGGCTACTACCTGCTGCTGGCCGGTTCGGCCACCGTTTAccagttcttcttcctcggcacGATCGGCGCCATCTTCTACGGCTCGGCGCTGCTCGCCGGCGTCATCATGACCGTGCTGATCCCGGTGACCGAGGTTCTCGCCGTCATGTTCTTCCACGAGCCCTTCAACGGCACCAAAGGCATCGCCCTCGCGCTCTCCCTCTGGGGCTTCGTCTCCTACTTATACGGCGAGGTCCGGGCCAAGGCGCACAAGTCAGAGTCAGACAAGCCCCCGAACACGGTCCACACGGAGCATCTTGATCCTTAG
- the LOC100836899 gene encoding putative clathrin assembly protein At4g40080 gives MGLKLRRLAATFLSPVGTASTTASASDAYHAVLRATAHHPSTAPPSAHHLDALLAFGRGSRLSAAALASALTDRLHGHGDAAVALKALVALRILLARGAFILRDQILAALVRHPASGRNPLALAAFPLGRSFATASWVRFSARLLEVLLLLPDPSTSRGTDAEYLAALPNPCLVSELASFASVVAAVRQAPPPSCAPQRDALIWEAIRLAEEDRVAAERNLAARVREMGERLDTLVLADAMELVCVLKRVEETSAASPAPEWKWAGLDESVVAEARRLRERAEEVLLRLTERDRRLVRREPKASASARVVMPVRAGHGYGYGADVRFGSSRWAGTVSSSWR, from the coding sequence ATGGGCCTCAAGCTCCGGCGGCTCGCGGCGACCTTCCTCTCCCCTGTTGGCACCGCCTCCACaacagcctccgcctccgacgCTTACCACGCGGTCCTACGAGCCACGGCGCACCACCCGTCCACGGCCCCGCCGTCGGCGCACCacctggacgcgctcctcgccttCGGCCGGGGCTCGCGCCTctccgccgcggccctcgCGTCCGCGCTCACGGACCGCCTGCACGGCCACGGcgacgccgccgtggcccTGAAGGCCCTGGTTGCGCTGCGGATCCTGCTCGCCCGCGGCGCCTTCATCCTCCGCGACCAGATCCTCGCGGCCCTCGTCCGGCACCCGGCGTCCGGCCGCAACCCGCTAGCGCTCGCCGCCTTCCCGCTCGGCCGGTCCTTCGCGACCGCCTCCTGGGTCCGGTTCTCCGCGCGCCTCCTCgaggtcctcctcctcctgccggACCCGTCGACGTCCCGCGGCACCGACGCCGAGTACCTCGCCGCACTCCCCAACCCGTGCCTCGTCTCCGAGCTAGCcagcttcgcgtccgtcgtaGCCGCCGTCCGCCAGGCGCCGCCCCCGTCCTGCGCGCCGCAGAGGGACGCCCTCATCTGGGAAGCCATCCGGCTCGCCGAGGAGGACCGCGTCGCGGCGGAGCGCAACTTGGCCGCGCGGGTGCGAGAGATGGGCGAGCGGCTGGACACGCTCGTCCTTGCCGACGCGATGGAGCTGGTGTGCGTGCTGAAGCGGGTGGAGGAGACCAgcgcggcgtcgccggcgccggagtgGAAGTGGGCCGGGCTGGACGAGTCCGTCGTGGCCGAGGCGCGGCGGCTCCGCGAGCGCGCGGAGGAGGTGCTGCTGCGGTTGACGGAGCGGGATCGGCGGTTGGTGCGGAGGGAACCCAAGGCGAGCGCGTCCGCGCGCGTCGTCATGCCTGTCCGCGCCGGACACGGCTACGGCTACGGCGCGGACGTCCGGTTCGGATCCTCCCGGTGGGCCGGCACGGTTTCTTCTTCGTGGCGATAG